A part of Variovorax sp. HW608 genomic DNA contains:
- a CDS encoding radical SAM protein produces MQRQIIPIHDDGSGQAISSAKTIYAPAGQAGEYSPLATNPYRGCGHGCAYCYVPKVLRMDRAEFDQGATLRPGYLDSLRREAKRYQAAGLHGQVMLSFTTDPYHPGDTSATRETLQILAEHDLGFCTLTKGGTRALRDLSLFRRDRDAFASTLTSLDDAFSLKWERGAAPPADRLAALKRFHEKGIFTWVSLEPTLDVESSLAIVREAHAYVDLWKIGRANYLPMTGRTDWESYTHRMIELCEQLGVAHYVKKDLQKYLPDGYVNLMRVPQHH; encoded by the coding sequence ATGCAAAGACAGATCATCCCGATTCACGACGACGGCAGCGGTCAGGCGATCAGCTCGGCCAAGACGATCTACGCACCTGCGGGACAGGCTGGCGAGTACTCGCCGCTGGCGACGAACCCCTACAGGGGATGCGGCCACGGCTGCGCGTACTGCTATGTGCCAAAGGTGCTGCGCATGGACCGGGCCGAGTTCGATCAGGGCGCGACGTTGCGTCCCGGCTACCTCGACAGCCTGCGCCGCGAGGCGAAGCGCTATCAGGCCGCGGGCCTGCATGGGCAGGTGATGCTCAGCTTCACGACCGATCCCTACCACCCAGGCGACACGAGCGCCACGCGCGAGACGCTGCAGATCCTGGCCGAGCACGACCTCGGATTCTGCACGCTCACGAAGGGCGGCACGCGCGCGCTGCGCGACCTCTCGCTGTTCCGGCGCGATCGTGATGCGTTCGCGTCGACGCTCACCAGTTTGGACGATGCGTTCTCGTTGAAGTGGGAGAGGGGCGCTGCGCCGCCCGCCGATCGACTGGCCGCGCTCAAGCGCTTTCACGAGAAGGGGATCTTCACGTGGGTGAGCCTTGAGCCGACCTTGGATGTCGAGTCATCGCTGGCGATCGTGCGCGAGGCCCACGCGTACGTGGACCTCTGGAAGATCGGCCGCGCCAACTACCTGCCCATGACCGGGCGCACTGACTGGGAAAGCTACACGCATCGAATGATCGAGCTGTGCGAGCAGCTGGGCGTGGCGCACTACGTCAAGAAGGACCTGCAGAAGTATCTGCCGGATGGGTACGTGAACCTCATGCGCGTGCCCCAGCACCACTAG
- a CDS encoding SOS response-associated peptidase: MCNRYETPDVWEIERYWHVGREDGPPRWVKAVFPRSPGPFIRRARHATGYERELVVGQWGLIPWFAKTPKLTFSTNNARSEELASKPTFKDPWKRGQRCIIPASSFDEPYWGPYEEQFKKCQWWSFRRADGQPWGLAGLWNTWVDKATGEIHESYTMLTVNADEHPIMGKMHKNELDPATKKPLSLERQDKRSVIPIEPGDVDQWLIGSVEEAMQLLKLAPADAFDAGPTELVQPTLV, from the coding sequence ATGTGCAATCGATATGAAACCCCAGACGTGTGGGAAATTGAGCGCTACTGGCATGTCGGCCGTGAGGACGGCCCCCCGCGTTGGGTAAAGGCGGTCTTTCCGCGTTCGCCCGGGCCTTTCATTCGCCGCGCGCGGCATGCCACCGGCTATGAGCGCGAGCTTGTTGTCGGGCAGTGGGGCCTGATTCCATGGTTCGCGAAGACGCCGAAGCTCACTTTTTCGACCAACAACGCGCGCTCTGAGGAGCTGGCGTCAAAGCCCACGTTCAAAGATCCGTGGAAGCGCGGTCAGCGCTGCATCATCCCGGCATCGAGCTTTGACGAACCCTACTGGGGCCCATACGAAGAGCAGTTCAAGAAATGCCAGTGGTGGAGCTTCCGGCGTGCCGACGGGCAGCCGTGGGGCCTGGCGGGCCTGTGGAACACCTGGGTCGACAAAGCGACAGGGGAGATTCACGAGTCGTACACGATGCTCACCGTGAATGCCGATGAACATCCGATCATGGGCAAGATGCACAAGAACGAATTGGACCCAGCGACGAAGAAGCCGTTGTCGCTCGAAAGGCAGGACAAGCGGTCCGTCATTCCGATCGAGCCGGGCGACGTCGATCAGTGGCTGATTGGGTCGGTGGAAGAGGCGATGCAGCTCCTGAAGCTGGCGCCTGCGGATGCTTTCGATGCGGGCCCGACTGAGTTGGTCCAGCCGACACTCGTCTGA
- a CDS encoding DUF3606 domain-containing protein: MPDDPKKTGHDRKLISLEEPHEVRSWTEALRVTEQRLREAVKAVGNSAEKVREYLRKK, encoded by the coding sequence ATGCCAGACGACCCAAAGAAGACCGGCCATGACCGGAAACTGATTTCCCTTGAAGAGCCGCACGAGGTCCGCAGCTGGACCGAGGCTCTCCGCGTGACCGAGCAGCGACTGCGTGAGGCAGTCAAGGCAGTCGGCAACTCAGCGGAGAAGGTGCGAGAGTATCTTCGGAAGAAATGA
- a CDS encoding phage terminase small subunit P27 family — protein MSGPAPKATALALVDSGGKLSTAARRRAKHEAQVLDALGDPPEDFTDAQRAAWVAIAKLAPVGLLTSADREVFAGFVVTAVLRAQTLQLFNRSGGHVLVRDNNHNQLVLNPLMREYRRMTEQLRALSSELGFSPASRARLASILANGEGDGDELMNFLAQGRA, from the coding sequence GTGAGCGGGCCAGCGCCGAAGGCGACCGCGCTGGCGCTGGTGGATTCGGGCGGCAAGCTGAGCACGGCTGCGCGCCGCCGTGCGAAGCATGAGGCGCAGGTGCTGGACGCGCTCGGCGATCCGCCCGAGGACTTCACGGACGCGCAGCGCGCGGCATGGGTGGCGATTGCCAAGCTGGCACCAGTGGGTCTGCTCACGAGCGCCGACCGCGAGGTCTTTGCCGGCTTCGTGGTGACTGCGGTTCTGCGGGCGCAGACGCTGCAGCTGTTCAACCGCAGCGGCGGGCATGTGCTCGTGCGCGACAACAACCACAACCAGCTGGTGCTCAATCCGCTCATGCGCGAGTACCGGCGCATGACCGAGCAGCTTCGCGCACTCAGCTCCGAGCTGGGCTTTTCGCCCGCCTCGCGCGCTCGCCTTGCCAGCATCCTCGCCAACGGCGAAGGCGACGGCGACGAGCTCATGAATTTTCTCGCGCAGGGTCGCGCCTGA
- a CDS encoding HNH endonuclease signature motif containing protein, whose translation MPGDPFYQSAAWKALRLKALRRDRWRCVLCGASVAARGMSRVDHIQSRKARPDLAMVLSNLRTLCPACDNRRHASDKARAADAQLRGADANGWPTSPAHSWNRTRFARRARATGAGATSSGGNCASSGATARPELASSCAPRRVGRVLRAARAWGLPGHSAAQRGKFLSAFCRSA comes from the coding sequence ATGCCCGGCGATCCGTTCTACCAGTCCGCTGCATGGAAGGCGCTGCGCCTCAAGGCACTGCGCCGCGACCGCTGGCGCTGCGTGCTGTGCGGTGCGAGCGTTGCCGCACGCGGCATGTCACGCGTCGACCACATCCAGTCCCGAAAGGCCCGGCCGGACCTGGCCATGGTGCTGTCGAACCTGCGCACGCTGTGCCCCGCCTGCGACAACCGCAGGCACGCGAGCGACAAGGCACGCGCGGCCGACGCGCAGCTGCGCGGCGCGGATGCGAACGGCTGGCCGACATCACCGGCTCACTCTTGGAACCGCACACGCTTTGCGCGCCGTGCGCGCGCGACGGGGGCCGGGGCCACCTCCTCGGGGGGGAACTGCGCGAGCTCGGGCGCGACCGCTCGACCGGAGCTTGCTTCGTCGTGTGCACCTCGAAGGGTTGGGCGAGTTTTGAGGGCGGCGCGCGCGTGGGGCCTGCCGGGGCACAGTGCGGCACAGCGCGGAAAATTTTTGAGCGCTTTTTGCCGCTCAGCGTAG
- a CDS encoding MT-A70 family methyltransferase, whose amino-acid sequence MAATRQPSINGSASADMLLVVDDEFRAIIPPLRSEEREQLERNLVQEGCRDALVAWRRDADPVLLDGHNRREICERLGIEYRIEYLELADRDSAKLWIIANQAGRRNLTDFQRAELALVAKPIIEARARSRMLAGVRADPDQNSGQGKTDRELAARAGVSHDTIGKVETILAEQPSSNLLSAVRAGEVSINAAADIATLSQDKQVEVMVQGRGAWLTAAKEVRAARARRRRTQRMEKIAQISRGDAPLLQLAERYPVIYCDPPWRYDYVETESRAIENQYPTLDLQDIMSLPVQEIAFDDCVLYMWATSPKLADAMEVLPAWGFTYRTCAVWDKRKLGMGYYFRQQHELLLVATRGEPPTPLPENRPSSVFAFERGEHSVKPVEVYEFIEAMYPELPKLEMFSRSPRTGWGAWGNQAERGRA is encoded by the coding sequence ATGGCCGCCACCCGCCAGCCGTCGATCAACGGTAGCGCGAGCGCCGACATGCTGCTTGTTGTAGACGATGAGTTTCGCGCGATCATTCCGCCGCTACGGAGCGAGGAACGCGAACAGCTGGAACGCAACCTCGTGCAAGAAGGTTGTCGCGATGCACTGGTGGCGTGGCGTCGCGATGCAGATCCTGTCTTGCTGGACGGCCACAACCGCCGCGAGATCTGCGAGCGCCTTGGAATCGAGTACCGCATCGAGTATCTCGAACTCGCCGACCGCGACAGCGCCAAGCTGTGGATCATCGCCAACCAAGCAGGCCGGCGAAACCTCACCGACTTCCAGCGTGCCGAGCTGGCCCTCGTTGCCAAGCCCATCATCGAAGCGCGGGCACGGTCGCGGATGCTTGCTGGAGTCAGGGCAGACCCTGACCAGAATTCTGGTCAGGGTAAGACGGACCGTGAGCTTGCTGCACGCGCCGGCGTTTCGCACGACACCATCGGCAAGGTAGAGACGATCCTGGCCGAGCAGCCGAGCAGCAATCTACTGAGCGCGGTGCGTGCGGGTGAGGTGTCGATCAATGCAGCCGCCGACATAGCGACGCTGTCGCAGGACAAGCAGGTCGAAGTCATGGTGCAGGGGCGCGGTGCATGGCTCACCGCGGCGAAAGAGGTGCGAGCTGCGCGAGCACGGCGGCGTCGCACGCAGCGCATGGAAAAGATCGCGCAGATCAGTCGCGGCGATGCGCCGTTGCTGCAGCTGGCCGAGCGATACCCCGTCATCTACTGCGATCCGCCTTGGCGCTACGACTACGTCGAGACGGAAAGCCGCGCCATCGAGAACCAGTACCCGACACTGGACCTGCAGGACATCATGTCGCTTCCGGTGCAGGAGATCGCGTTCGACGACTGCGTCCTGTACATGTGGGCGACCTCCCCGAAGCTCGCCGATGCGATGGAGGTGTTGCCCGCGTGGGGGTTCACCTACCGGACGTGCGCCGTGTGGGACAAGCGCAAGCTCGGCATGGGCTACTACTTTCGCCAGCAACACGAGTTGCTGCTCGTCGCCACCAGAGGTGAGCCGCCAACGCCGCTGCCAGAAAACCGACCATCCTCGGTGTTCGCGTTCGAGCGCGGCGAGCATAGCGTGAAGCCGGTGGAGGTCTACGAGTTCATCGAGGCCATGTACCCCGAGTTGCCCAAGCTCGAAATGTTCAGCCGCAGCCCTCGCACCGGCTGGGGTGCATGGGGCAATCAGGCTGAGAGGGGACGCGCATGA
- a CDS encoding PD-(D/E)XK nuclease-like domain-containing protein: MSAAVMREPARTGLVCDLPIEQYHADTGSISKSGLDDMARSPAHYYARHLDPKRPAPREKAGQLEGTLAHCATLEPDQFARRYRVGANVNRNTKVWKAFAEKAQADGLEPIQLYQYEAARLQAESVRSLPEVKEALAEGHAEVSAYWRDEATQVLCRCRPDWTSPTGMSGCILVDVKTYADASASQFVRQIARKSYAAQAAYYSDGFAAASGLTVHGFVFVAVESEWPHAAACYMLDDESLEAGRRWYQRHLATYAECLRIGEWPGYSARIELLSLPRWATVETTTIDED, from the coding sequence ATGAGCGCCGCCGTCATGCGCGAGCCGGCGCGCACCGGCCTTGTCTGCGATCTGCCCATCGAGCAGTACCACGCTGACACGGGCTCGATCAGCAAGAGCGGTCTGGACGACATGGCGCGCAGTCCCGCGCACTACTACGCCCGGCACTTGGACCCGAAGCGGCCCGCGCCGCGCGAGAAGGCGGGGCAGCTGGAAGGAACGCTCGCGCACTGCGCGACGCTCGAACCCGATCAGTTCGCGCGCCGCTATCGCGTCGGTGCCAACGTCAATCGCAACACGAAGGTCTGGAAGGCGTTCGCCGAGAAGGCGCAGGCCGATGGCCTGGAGCCGATCCAGCTGTACCAGTACGAAGCGGCGAGGCTGCAGGCCGAGAGCGTTCGATCGTTGCCCGAGGTCAAGGAAGCCCTGGCCGAGGGCCATGCCGAGGTCTCCGCGTACTGGCGCGACGAAGCCACGCAGGTGCTATGCCGCTGCCGGCCCGACTGGACGAGCCCGACCGGCATGTCGGGCTGCATCCTGGTGGATGTGAAGACCTATGCCGATGCATCGGCCAGCCAGTTCGTGCGCCAGATCGCGCGCAAGTCCTATGCGGCGCAGGCCGCGTACTACTCGGACGGCTTCGCGGCTGCCTCGGGACTGACCGTGCATGGCTTTGTGTTCGTGGCCGTGGAGAGCGAGTGGCCGCATGCGGCGGCTTGCTACATGCTGGACGACGAATCTCTCGAAGCGGGCCGCCGCTGGTACCAGCGGCACCTGGCCACCTATGCCGAGTGCCTTCGCATCGGCGAGTGGCCGGGCTATTCCGCGCGCATCGAGCTGCTCTCTCTGCCGCGTTGGGCCACCGTGGAAACCACCACCATCGACGAGGATTGA
- a CDS encoding recombinase RecT translates to MPSTTINELRRGDKPEAPPNSYEGLKRQLEGSKHEFLPLLGSQANVDAFVRVVLNAVLANPALTTCNRRSLIAACMKSAMDGLMPDAREAVLNVYNTKVKDPQTGRENWVPMAQYLPMVGGMIKGLYESGLVSMVDAAAVFEKDRFLFRRGDAPVLEHEPTSEDDPGRVKAAYVVVRMTSGELKREVMFRRDIEAVRAVSKSGTGEASPWVKWYDQQAIKSVIKRAAKQLPRMDRLDRLIAHDNEAIGIAGQTGLGDIVAPAAPGVESLAFDPSPTVADLTGAEVVKEKEPVAARTSRPRPKQSTSPAAEGPAPPPPPMGVTYAQLEEAMNAAPDRDVADQVLDRGRELPDVEREDLARLYETRFSD, encoded by the coding sequence ATGCCCTCCACCACCATCAACGAACTGCGCCGCGGCGACAAGCCCGAGGCACCGCCGAACAGCTACGAGGGCCTCAAGCGCCAGCTCGAAGGCAGCAAGCACGAATTCCTGCCGCTCCTGGGGAGCCAGGCGAACGTGGATGCCTTCGTGCGCGTGGTGCTCAACGCGGTGCTGGCCAATCCAGCCCTGACCACGTGCAACAGGCGCTCGCTGATTGCCGCGTGCATGAAGTCCGCGATGGATGGCCTGATGCCCGACGCGCGGGAAGCGGTTCTGAACGTCTACAACACGAAGGTGAAGGACCCGCAGACCGGCAGAGAGAACTGGGTGCCGATGGCGCAGTACCTGCCGATGGTCGGAGGCATGATCAAGGGCCTGTACGAAAGCGGGCTCGTGAGCATGGTCGATGCGGCCGCGGTGTTCGAGAAGGACCGCTTTCTCTTTCGGCGCGGCGACGCTCCGGTGCTTGAGCACGAGCCGACCTCGGAGGACGATCCGGGCCGCGTGAAGGCCGCCTACGTGGTGGTTCGCATGACCAGCGGCGAACTCAAGCGCGAGGTCATGTTCCGGCGCGACATCGAGGCCGTGCGCGCCGTGAGCAAGTCCGGCACCGGCGAGGCTTCGCCCTGGGTCAAGTGGTACGACCAGCAGGCGATCAAGAGCGTGATCAAGCGAGCGGCCAAGCAGCTGCCGCGCATGGACCGGCTCGACCGCCTCATTGCGCATGACAACGAGGCGATCGGAATTGCGGGGCAGACCGGACTGGGCGACATCGTGGCGCCTGCTGCACCGGGCGTCGAATCGCTCGCGTTCGATCCGAGCCCGACCGTGGCCGACCTCACGGGCGCCGAGGTCGTGAAGGAGAAGGAACCGGTCGCGGCGCGGACCTCGCGGCCGCGGCCGAAGCAGTCAACGTCGCCCGCAGCCGAAGGGCCAGCGCCGCCACCGCCGCCCATGGGCGTCACCTATGCGCAGCTCGAAGAAGCGATGAACGCTGCGCCCGATCGGGATGTGGCCGACCAGGTGCTCGATCGCGGGCGGGAACTGCCCGACGTTGAGCGCGAGGATCTCGCGCGCCTGTACGAAACCCGCTTCTCTGACTGA
- a CDS encoding YkgJ family cysteine cluster protein: protein MTRQSFMPHTEAFAKIFTNASERERTMLGEMHLHYEGQVRKMVEQGHEPHNIAHTLNGLVDDSVAETLKTRNGRQVQCKRGCAACCKIHVSITLAEASLLLIAAEQKRIELDWDKVERQAEHGLATWKELPPGDRRCVFLNEKDECRAYEHRPAACRKYLVASDPKNCNTYKYPDAEVRIVAPIVGEAVVSSMLGVLDWGSMPRMLKEIHHGR, encoded by the coding sequence ATGACGCGCCAGTCCTTCATGCCGCATACCGAGGCCTTCGCCAAGATCTTCACGAACGCGAGCGAGCGCGAGCGCACGATGCTCGGCGAGATGCATCTGCACTACGAGGGCCAGGTGCGGAAGATGGTCGAGCAGGGCCACGAGCCTCACAACATCGCGCACACGCTGAACGGCCTGGTCGACGACAGCGTGGCCGAGACGCTCAAGACTCGCAACGGCCGCCAGGTGCAGTGCAAGCGTGGCTGCGCGGCGTGCTGCAAGATCCATGTGAGCATCACTCTCGCGGAGGCGAGCCTGCTGCTGATCGCGGCCGAGCAGAAGCGCATCGAACTCGACTGGGACAAGGTGGAGCGCCAGGCCGAGCATGGCCTCGCGACATGGAAGGAGCTGCCCCCGGGCGACCGGCGCTGCGTGTTTCTGAACGAGAAGGACGAGTGTCGGGCCTACGAGCATCGCCCTGCGGCGTGCCGCAAGTACCTCGTTGCGAGCGACCCGAAGAACTGCAACACGTACAAGTACCCCGACGCCGAGGTGAGGATCGTGGCGCCCATCGTCGGGGAGGCCGTTGTGAGCTCGATGCTCGGCGTGCTCGACTGGGGCTCGATGCCGCGGATGTTGAAGGAGATCCACCATGGCCGTTGA
- a CDS encoding helix-turn-helix transcriptional regulator, with protein MIESVPMTVATPTRRLIKLDQVMSLTGLGHSYIYDKMSKGEFPAAVRLGRGIAVAWYEDEIQAWINSRPRATRPGAPVWQPPAADAAAADPPAEPAVQPAAVDGPRMSKYGRHLGRPARKS; from the coding sequence ATGATTGAATCCGTGCCGATGACAGTAGCCACCCCAACGCGCCGCCTAATCAAGCTCGATCAGGTCATGTCCCTCACGGGTCTTGGCCATTCCTACATTTACGACAAGATGAGCAAAGGCGAATTTCCGGCAGCTGTGCGCCTCGGGCGCGGCATTGCCGTCGCGTGGTATGAGGACGAGATCCAGGCCTGGATCAACTCGCGCCCCCGTGCCACCCGGCCGGGTGCGCCGGTGTGGCAGCCACCCGCCGCAGACGCGGCAGCAGCAGACCCACCTGCAGAGCCAGCTGTTCAGCCAGCCGCCGTGGACGGCCCGCGCATGTCCAAGTACGGCCGGCATCTCGGCCGGCCCGCGCGCAAGTCCTGA
- a CDS encoding cupin domain-containing protein, with product MEIDQPLPLLGGLSAQQFMRRHWQKKPLLIRQAVSGMVPPIARGELFDLAAREDVESRLIRHASKGWTLRHGPFSRRALPSLRQAQWTLLVQGVDLHHQGVHELLSRFRFVPDARLDDLMISYASDGGGVGPHFDSYDVFLLQVHGRRRWSIGRQRDLRLQPNVPLKILAQFEPEETFVLEPGDMLYLPPRYAHDGVAVGGDCMTYSIGLRSPAAAPLGADLLARIAEARAEELQDAVGQAAIHYRDPSQPALQNPAQMPPALQAFARDAVLALMRDGEGIERALGESMTEPKPTVWFDQGEPLSALNGVVLDRRTRMLYDARHLYINGESFRASGRDAKLMRRLADQRMLGPRDLAGASEDALALLGDWCEAGWLHAD from the coding sequence ATGGAGATTGATCAACCCCTGCCTCTGCTCGGCGGTCTGAGCGCCCAGCAATTCATGCGACGCCATTGGCAGAAGAAGCCGCTGCTGATCCGGCAGGCGGTATCCGGGATGGTGCCACCAATCGCGCGCGGCGAGTTGTTCGACCTGGCCGCGCGTGAGGATGTCGAGTCGCGCCTGATCCGGCACGCAAGCAAGGGATGGACCCTGCGGCACGGCCCGTTCTCGCGCCGCGCCTTGCCGTCGTTGCGCCAGGCCCAATGGACGCTGCTGGTGCAGGGCGTGGACCTGCATCACCAGGGCGTGCACGAGCTGCTTTCGCGTTTCCGCTTCGTGCCCGATGCGCGGCTCGACGATCTGATGATCAGCTACGCCAGCGACGGCGGCGGCGTGGGCCCGCACTTCGACAGCTACGACGTGTTCCTGCTGCAGGTGCACGGAAGACGCCGCTGGTCCATCGGGCGGCAGCGCGATCTGCGCCTGCAGCCGAACGTGCCGCTCAAGATCCTCGCGCAGTTCGAGCCCGAAGAGACTTTCGTCCTCGAGCCGGGGGACATGCTGTATCTGCCGCCTCGCTACGCGCACGACGGCGTGGCGGTCGGCGGCGACTGCATGACCTATTCGATCGGCCTGCGTTCGCCCGCCGCCGCGCCGCTCGGCGCGGATCTTCTGGCGCGCATCGCCGAGGCACGGGCCGAGGAACTGCAGGATGCCGTGGGGCAGGCGGCCATCCATTACCGCGATCCTTCACAGCCTGCCTTGCAGAACCCCGCGCAGATGCCGCCCGCCTTGCAGGCCTTCGCGCGCGACGCGGTGCTGGCCCTCATGCGCGACGGCGAGGGGATCGAGCGCGCGCTCGGCGAATCCATGACCGAGCCGAAGCCCACGGTGTGGTTCGACCAGGGCGAGCCGCTTTCGGCTTTGAATGGCGTGGTGCTCGACCGCCGCACGCGCATGCTGTATGACGCACGCCATCTCTACATCAACGGAGAGAGCTTTCGCGCATCGGGCCGCGATGCCAAACTGATGCGCCGGCTGGCGGATCAGCGCATGCTCGGTCCGCGCGATCTGGCGGGTGCAAGCGAGGATGCGCTGGCGCTTCTCGGCGACTGGTGCGAAGCGGGGTGGCTGCATGCAGACTGA
- a CDS encoding MBL fold metallo-hydrolase, whose translation MLRFRSLGSGSSGNATLVEATSGGRTSRLLIDCGFTLRHLEVRLARAGLSAADIDAVFITHEHADHIGCAHTLSRREGVPVWMSEGTWLATGGRDFGGHLHLAHDGADIVVGDMLVQPFTVPHDAREPLQLRCTDGARSLGVLTDLGHATPHVLGRLMQLDALLLEFNHDSDMLAGSRYPPFLKQRVGGNYGHLSNTAAAAIASAVMHAGLRHVLAAHLSEQNNRPEIVRRVMAEALGAREDEMLTANAAEGSPWLDL comes from the coding sequence ATGCTGCGCTTTCGGAGCCTTGGCAGCGGCAGCTCGGGCAATGCCACGCTGGTCGAGGCGACCAGCGGCGGCAGGACCTCCCGGCTCCTGATCGACTGCGGCTTCACGCTGCGCCATCTCGAAGTCCGGCTCGCACGCGCCGGTCTTTCGGCCGCCGACATCGACGCCGTCTTCATCACGCACGAGCACGCCGATCACATCGGCTGCGCGCATACGCTGTCGCGCCGCGAAGGCGTTCCCGTGTGGATGAGCGAAGGCACGTGGCTCGCCACCGGCGGCCGCGATTTCGGGGGGCACCTTCACCTCGCGCATGACGGCGCCGACATCGTGGTCGGCGACATGCTCGTCCAGCCCTTCACCGTGCCGCACGATGCGCGCGAGCCGCTTCAGCTGCGCTGCACCGATGGTGCCCGCAGCCTCGGCGTCCTGACCGATCTGGGACACGCGACGCCGCATGTGCTGGGCCGGCTCATGCAACTCGATGCACTGCTGCTCGAGTTCAATCACGACAGCGACATGCTCGCGGGTTCGCGCTATCCGCCCTTTCTCAAGCAGCGAGTCGGCGGCAACTACGGCCATCTGTCGAACACGGCAGCCGCAGCGATCGCGAGCGCCGTGATGCACGCCGGACTTCGCCATGTGCTCGCCGCGCATCTGAGCGAGCAGAACAACAGGCCGGAGATCGTTCGCCGCGTCATGGCCGAGGCGCTCGGCGCGCGCGAGGACGAGATGCTCACCGCCAACGCGGCGGAGGGCTCGCCCTGGCTCGACCTGTAA
- the bamC gene encoding outer membrane protein assembly factor BamC: MMTLNTISRFALLAVVASLAACSVFESDKIDYKSAGKAPTLEVPPDLSQLSRDNRYAIPGGAVSANTYQAGLANSPGVPTAAASIGDVRMERAGSQRWLVINRPAEQLWDPVKDFWQESGFLITTEQRNLGIMETDWAENRAKLPQDVIRSTLGKFMDSLYSTGELDRFRTRMERTSNGTEIFISHRGMQEVYSTARQDATMWQPRPSDPELEAEFLRRLMVKLGVSQEQSKAIVAAGAPIQTAKIADVNGQPVVQISEGFERAWRRVGLALDRTGFTVEDRDRTAGTYFVRYVPPNPNKSEPGFFGKLFTFGSSKTEAPLKFRIQVKGSGNASTVSVLDGSGAPDSSANAKRIVQVIADDLK; this comes from the coding sequence ATGATGACGTTGAACACCATTTCGCGATTCGCGCTGCTGGCCGTGGTCGCCAGTCTTGCGGCCTGCTCGGTCTTCGAAAGCGACAAGATCGACTACAAGAGCGCCGGCAAGGCGCCCACGCTCGAAGTGCCGCCCGACCTGTCGCAGCTCTCGCGCGACAACCGCTACGCCATCCCCGGCGGCGCGGTGTCGGCCAACACCTACCAGGCCGGCCTGGCCAATTCGCCGGGCGTGCCGACGGCCGCCGCTTCGATCGGGGACGTCCGCATGGAACGCGCGGGCTCGCAGCGCTGGCTGGTGATCAATCGCCCCGCCGAGCAGCTCTGGGATCCGGTCAAGGACTTCTGGCAGGAGAGCGGCTTCCTGATCACCACCGAGCAGCGCAACCTCGGCATCATGGAAACCGACTGGGCCGAAAACCGCGCCAAGCTGCCGCAGGACGTCATCCGCAGCACGCTCGGCAAGTTCATGGATTCGCTCTACTCGACCGGCGAACTCGACCGCTTCCGCACGCGCATGGAGCGCACCTCCAACGGCACCGAGATCTTCATCAGCCATCGCGGCATGCAGGAGGTCTACAGCACCGCCCGCCAGGACGCCACGATGTGGCAGCCGCGACCGAGCGACCCCGAGCTCGAGGCCGAGTTCCTTCGTCGCCTGATGGTCAAGCTCGGCGTGTCGCAAGAGCAGTCCAAGGCCATCGTCGCGGCCGGCGCGCCCATCCAGACCGCCAAGATCGCCGACGTCAACGGCCAGCCCGTGGTCCAGATCAGCGAAGGCTTCGAGCGCGCATGGCGCCGCGTCGGCCTGGCACTCGACCGCACCGGCTTCACCGTGGAAGACCGCGACCGCACCGCCGGCACCTACTTCGTGCGCTACGTGCCGCCGAATCCGAACAAGAGCGAGCCGGGCTTCTTCGGCAAGCTGTTCACCTTCGGCTCGAGCAAGACCGAGGCGCCGCTCAAGTTCCGCATCCAGGTCAAGGGCTCGGGCAATGCGAGCACGGTGTCGGTGCTCGACGGTTCGGGTGCGCCTGACAGCTCGGCCAATGCCAAGCGGATCGTTCAGGTCATCGCCGACGACCTGAAGTAG